The region CTTCTTCTTGCCCTTCACGAAAGGAGGTATAGCCAAAACGCTGATACAACATTTCTTTGATTTGTGTGTGTTTATTCATTGCGGTGGTTCCTTTCTATCTGAGCTAATCGATACCACAAAAAAAGAATTTCAGGTCTTTTCTCTACAACTTCATGATACGCAATTGTCGGTTGCTCTTCCAAAAGTTGTTTTACTGTATTAAAATTTTTTTCAGACAAAACCAAGGATAAGTCGAATGCCGGTTCCACAATATACAGTTCAATGGTATGTTCCGATACTGTACTAAATTTTAACTGGCGTAATTTGGCTGTTTCTTCGAGAGAATGTCCCTCTAATAGATAGCTTTCGGTAACGATTGCGCTTTGCGTGATCCCGCGGTATTCTTTATTGATTGCTTGATAAATGGAATGAAATAAAGGAACCTCTTGCTGCTGTTCTTCTATTACTTTCCAGATCCAAGATAGAGAATCTAGTAAAAGCAATTCAATCTCAAATGAATCTAACTGATAAGAATCAGCTAATTGTTGTCGTGTCTTGCCGATTTTATGATGGCCTGACAGACAATCCACAATTAGTTCAGCATTTAATGATGGCAACTGCTTCAATAGCAAGATCCATTCTTTACCAAATTGTTCAGCCAGCTCTTGTTTGTTTTTTGATTGCTGTTTCAGCCATTTTTTTAACCACATTTGTTTTTCCCACTCTTTTTCAATCGGCAAATAATGACTGTTGTGGTAGCGTGACTCAGATAGCACTTGCGTAATCAGCAGAATAATCCGCCAAAATTGTTTAAGCGCTGTACCGTTTGACAATAGGTTTAGGTGAACAGGATACGTATGATCCGAAAAGTATTGTTGACAATACAGCCAGCCTTCTTCTGTTAAATAATACTCTTCTTTAACTTCAGCTTTTTTGATCAGTCCTAAGCGGTCTAATTTCTCTATTATGTAGTTGAATTGTTCTCTCTTAAGTTTTGGAAACAAAGAAAAGTAAGAACTCAATTTATAGTGCTGGGCATTATAAAGAATAGAAGCGGTTCTCTTCCCCGTAACGATATGGTAAAGCGTTGCGCCTTTTTTTGAAATCGTTCTAGAAAATAAGGATAAACAGAAACTTTCAAGATAGGTTAATTTATGCAAATTTTCTAGCCTCCTTCTACTGGTTCTTTTAAACCAGTTACTTTTTGCCAAGTTATATTATCCCCAATAACTCATCTGGTAAACATAATATACCAAAAAACGGTTCTGAATACTTTATAATTCTTTAGAACATCAAAAAATGATTCCGCAATTTTTCACGAAATCATTTTTAGTAAGACAAATGAAGTTATTTCAGACAACTTGCTTCAGATAATTGATTTTTAAAAATCCAAGGTTTCATTTTAGCAAAGAGAGCTACAAATACAGTGCTGACAATAATTCCTTTACTTATATTGAATGGAACAACACCATAAAAAACGTATTGTTGTACTGGCCCAACGTTAAAGTTTAACACCGCAAAATAAAGCGGGATTAACACATAGGCGTTTAAAAATGACAAAATGGTAGTCAATGAAACAGTTCCTAGTACATTTGCCAAAACAATATTTTTAGTTGTTTCCGTTTTATTGCGCATCACGTAATAGATCGGTAAGCAATAAGCAATGGAAGCTATTAAACTTGCAGTATCTCCAATCGGATATCCTGCATCTCCACCAGTTTGAATATAATGAAGAATGGTTCGTATGAAAGCTACTCCTATTCCGGCACTTGGTCCGTAAATAAACATTCCAAGTAAAACAGGTATATCGCTAAAATCGATTTTCAAAAAAGAAACACCTGGAATAATTGGAAAAGCAAAAAACATTAAAACAAAGGCTACAGCAGCCAGCATTGAAACCCCGACTAACTTTTTTGTACGACTATTTTGCATAGTAAATCCTCCTGAAAGGATTCATCAGCATGAGCATTCTTGGGCTTACTTAAGAATTTGATCCAAAAAAATATGCTCGTCTAATTTCTCTTCAGAAAATTAAACAGAGCATATGAACACGTTCGAATTCAAATAAGCCCCATCTTCTTTATCCAGACTTTACTGTCGGTACTGGAATTAAACCAGTTCAACCAGATAATGCTATCTAGCTCGTGGACTATACCACCGGTCGGGAATTACACCCTGCCCCTGAAGACGAATCTATTATTTTTTTAGTACTTTTCTGTACTATTAAAGTATACAATGCTTTGTTTCAATTTGCAAGGCTTACTTTCTTTTAGTCAGCTTCATCAAGTTCTTCTATATAAGGAAAGTGAATCCTAAAACTGGTGACTTTGTTAGGCACGCTGATAACTTCAATATATCCGCCATGTTCCTCAACGATATTCTTGACAATAGACAACCCAATTCCAGTACCTGTTTGGCTGCTTTTGCTAACGGTTCTTGACTTATCTGCTTTATAAAAGCGGTCAAAGATA is a window of Carnobacterium mobile DSM 4848 DNA encoding:
- a CDS encoding ECF transporter S component; this encodes MQNSRTKKLVGVSMLAAVAFVLMFFAFPIIPGVSFLKIDFSDIPVLLGMFIYGPSAGIGVAFIRTILHYIQTGGDAGYPIGDTASLIASIAYCLPIYYVMRNKTETTKNIVLANVLGTVSLTTILSFLNAYVLIPLYFAVLNFNVGPVQQYVFYGVVPFNISKGIIVSTVFVALFAKMKPWIFKNQLSEASCLK
- a CDS encoding helix-turn-helix domain-containing protein, with protein sequence MHKLTYLESFCLSLFSRTISKKGATLYHIVTGKRTASILYNAQHYKLSSYFSLFPKLKREQFNYIIEKLDRLGLIKKAEVKEEYYLTEEGWLYCQQYFSDHTYPVHLNLLSNGTALKQFWRIILLITQVLSESRYHNSHYLPIEKEWEKQMWLKKWLKQQSKNKQELAEQFGKEWILLLKQLPSLNAELIVDCLSGHHKIGKTRQQLADSYQLDSFEIELLLLDSLSWIWKVIEEQQQEVPLFHSIYQAINKEYRGITQSAIVTESYLLEGHSLEETAKLRQLKFSTVSEHTIELYIVEPAFDLSLVLSEKNFNTVKQLLEEQPTIAYHEVVEKRPEILFLWYRLAQIERNHRNE